The Parafrankia irregularis genome contains a region encoding:
- a CDS encoding sensor histidine kinase, protein MTVTRPDPEDRHGAAAARAGATGPHSLPAALVRQVIAGLPSGLVVVNNTNVVVLVNSAARRMGVVAGDQLGVPDVADLVTACRLAGAERNRQLDLPPVPEPPLTRARPDQTALAVWAYARPLGDSGYVSVLLDDITDSRRVEAVRRDFVANVSHELKTPVGALHLLAEAVSEASEDPVAVRRFASRMTHESARLARLVQEIIDLSRLQGAEPMPELAPVPVSVVLAEAVDRNRYNAQAHEISVAVIGAGGLRVRGDEGQLVTAVANLLDNAISYSPRGTRVVLGVRQVGEIVEISVADEGIGIAEKDLERVFERFYRADPARSRATGGTGLGLAIVKHIATNHGGSVGVWSAEGRGSTFTLRLPSGSDDPAAADGRSADDRATEDRAAEDRTGGAVSGAVGAGSAPGPR, encoded by the coding sequence GTGACCGTGACCCGGCCCGACCCGGAAGACCGTCACGGCGCCGCGGCGGCTCGCGCGGGGGCGACCGGTCCGCACTCGTTGCCGGCCGCGCTGGTCCGGCAGGTGATCGCCGGGCTGCCCTCCGGGCTGGTTGTGGTGAACAACACCAATGTCGTCGTGCTGGTCAACTCGGCCGCCCGGCGGATGGGTGTCGTCGCCGGGGACCAGCTCGGCGTCCCGGACGTGGCCGATCTGGTGACGGCCTGCCGGCTCGCCGGCGCGGAACGCAACCGCCAGCTGGATCTTCCGCCGGTGCCCGAGCCGCCGCTGACCCGGGCCCGGCCCGACCAGACCGCACTCGCGGTCTGGGCCTACGCCAGGCCGCTCGGTGACAGCGGGTACGTGTCGGTTCTGCTCGACGACATCACCGACTCGCGGCGGGTGGAGGCCGTGCGGCGTGACTTCGTCGCCAACGTCAGCCATGAGCTCAAGACGCCCGTCGGGGCACTGCACCTGCTTGCCGAGGCGGTCAGCGAGGCCAGTGAGGACCCGGTCGCCGTGCGTCGCTTCGCCTCGCGGATGACGCACGAGTCCGCCCGCCTGGCCCGGCTGGTCCAGGAGATCATCGATCTGTCCCGCCTGCAGGGCGCGGAACCGATGCCGGAGCTGGCGCCGGTGCCGGTGTCGGTGGTGCTCGCGGAGGCGGTCGACCGGAACCGGTACAACGCGCAGGCCCACGAGATCTCGGTCGCGGTCATCGGTGCCGGCGGGCTCCGGGTGCGCGGCGACGAGGGCCAGCTGGTGACCGCGGTGGCGAACCTGCTCGACAACGCCATCAGCTACTCGCCGCGAGGAACACGGGTGGTGCTGGGAGTCCGGCAGGTCGGGGAAATAGTCGAGATCTCCGTCGCGGACGAGGGAATCGGTATCGCGGAAAAGGATCTGGAGCGCGTTTTCGAGCGTTTCTACCGCGCGGATCCGGCCCGTTCCAGGGCTACCGGCGGAACCGGTCTGGGACTTGCGATCGTGAAGCACATAGCAACGAATCACGGTGGGTCGGTGGGTGTTTGGAGCGCGGAGGGGCGTGGTTCGACGTTCACGCTCCGGCTGCCGTCGGGGTCGGACGATCCGGCTGCGGCGGACGGCCGCTCGGCCGACGACCGAGCGACCGAGGACCGAGCGGCGGAAGACCGCACAGGGGGCGCCGTGAGCGGTGCCGTGGGTGCCGGCTCGGCACCTGGGCCACGGTGA
- a CDS encoding Ppx/GppA phosphatase family protein: protein MRLRPALSRRGPGGGEVDAPEPAEVGWGSAPAPIQDPAPVSAQDPAPMVMQDRALVPVVGAAPGSPRAAAGPGSPAGAAEGPEGSGRPAQVHASQRDEPMRLGVIDIGSNTVHLLVVDAHRGGQPQPAASVRIPLRLVELLDGEGRLADNGERALTACIHELRTHAQNLNVVDLVAFATSAVREAPDGDDVLARVRADTGLAVTVLPGEAEARLTFLAVRRWFGWSAGRLLALDIGGGSLEIGAGMHEDPDVVASLPLGASRLTRNWLGENDPPKRSELNALRRYVRAQIAPVVGSLYHVGEPTRAVATSKTFRSLARIAGAAPYGRGTYVRRSLRRADLAEVAARVCRMSASERAALPGVSASRAGQLVAGAVVASEALDLLNLDEVEICPWALREGVILRRLDQLTSGLDGPRALPPVGGV, encoded by the coding sequence GTGCGGCTGAGGCCAGCGTTGTCCCGCCGCGGGCCGGGCGGCGGCGAGGTCGACGCCCCCGAGCCCGCCGAGGTCGGCTGGGGCTCGGCGCCGGCGCCGATACAGGACCCGGCGCCGGTGTCGGCGCAGGACCCGGCGCCGATGGTGATGCAGGACCGCGCACTCGTGCCCGTTGTCGGTGCCGCGCCGGGCTCGCCCCGTGCCGCCGCCGGGCCGGGCTCGCCAGCGGGTGCCGCCGAGGGTCCGGAGGGCAGCGGCCGGCCGGCGCAGGTCCACGCCTCCCAGCGTGACGAGCCGATGCGGCTCGGTGTCATCGACATCGGGTCGAACACCGTGCACCTGCTGGTGGTCGACGCGCACCGGGGCGGCCAGCCGCAGCCGGCCGCGAGCGTGCGCATCCCGCTGCGGCTCGTCGAGCTCCTGGACGGTGAGGGCCGGCTGGCGGACAACGGTGAACGCGCACTGACCGCCTGCATCCACGAGCTGCGGACGCACGCGCAGAACCTGAACGTGGTCGACCTGGTGGCCTTCGCCACGTCGGCGGTCCGGGAGGCACCGGACGGGGACGACGTGCTCGCGCGGGTGCGTGCCGACACCGGGCTCGCGGTGACGGTGCTGCCCGGCGAGGCGGAGGCCCGGCTCACGTTCCTCGCGGTGCGCAGATGGTTCGGCTGGAGCGCGGGCCGCCTGCTCGCGCTGGACATCGGCGGCGGCTCGCTGGAGATCGGCGCGGGCATGCACGAGGATCCGGACGTCGTCGCGTCGCTGCCGCTCGGCGCGAGCCGGCTGACCAGGAACTGGCTCGGCGAGAACGACCCGCCCAAGCGCTCGGAGCTCAACGCCCTGCGGCGCTACGTCCGGGCGCAGATCGCCCCGGTGGTCGGGTCCCTCTACCACGTGGGCGAGCCGACCCGGGCAGTCGCGACGTCCAAGACGTTCCGCTCGCTGGCCAGGATCGCCGGCGCGGCGCCGTACGGGCGCGGCACCTATGTGCGGCGGTCCCTGCGCCGGGCGGATCTCGCCGAGGTCGCGGCCAGGGTGTGCCGCATGTCGGCGTCCGAGCGCGCGGCGCTGCCCGGGGTGTCCGCGTCCCGGGCCGGCCAGCTGGTCGCGGGCGCGGTCGTCGCGTCCGAGGCGCTCGACCTGCTCAACCTCGACGAGGTGGAGATCTGCCCCTGGGCGCTGCGGGAGGGTGTGATCCTGCGCCGGCTCGACCAGCTGACCTCCGGTCTGGACGGCCCACGAGCTCTGCCGCCGGTCGGCGGGGTATGA
- a CDS encoding response regulator transcription factor: MTRLLVVEDEESFSDALSFMLEREGFEVAVVGDGPSALAEFDRRGADLILLDLMLPGLSGTEVCRTLRARSTVPVIMLTARDSEIDKVVGLELGADDYVTKPFSARELVARIRAVLRRRVETEEVSDATLEVGRVRMDVERHVVTVDGNQVALPLKEFELLEMFLRNAGRVLTRGQLIDRVWGSDYVGDTKTLDVHVKRLRTKIEAEPGAPRHLVTVRGLGYKFEP; this comes from the coding sequence GTGACCAGGCTGCTCGTGGTCGAGGACGAGGAGTCCTTCTCCGATGCGTTGTCGTTCATGTTGGAGCGGGAGGGATTCGAGGTCGCGGTCGTCGGTGACGGACCGAGTGCCCTGGCCGAGTTCGACCGGCGCGGCGCCGATCTCATCCTGCTCGATCTGATGCTTCCGGGGCTGTCCGGCACGGAGGTCTGCCGGACGCTGCGCGCCCGTTCGACCGTTCCGGTGATCATGCTGACCGCCCGGGACAGCGAGATCGACAAGGTCGTCGGGCTCGAGCTCGGTGCGGACGACTACGTGACCAAGCCGTTCTCCGCGCGCGAGCTGGTCGCCCGGATCCGCGCGGTGCTGCGGCGTCGGGTCGAGACCGAGGAGGTGTCCGACGCCACCCTGGAGGTCGGCCGGGTGCGCATGGACGTCGAACGGCACGTCGTCACCGTCGACGGCAACCAGGTGGCGCTGCCGCTCAAGGAGTTCGAGCTGCTGGAGATGTTCCTGCGCAACGCGGGCCGGGTGCTCACCCGCGGCCAGCTGATCGACCGGGTGTGGGGGTCGGACTACGTCGGCGACACCAAGACCCTGGACGTCCATGTGAAGCGGTTGCGGACCAAGATCGAAGCGGAACCCGGGGCCCCGCGCCACCTGGTGACCGTGCGCGGACTGGGCTACAAGTTCGAGCCCTGA